A part of Vigna radiata var. radiata cultivar VC1973A chromosome 11, Vradiata_ver6, whole genome shotgun sequence genomic DNA contains:
- the LOC106777506 gene encoding ethylene-responsive transcription factor ERF027-like: MAPSPSSKRHPLYRGIRSRGRKWVSEIREPRKASRIWLGTFPTPEMAAAAYDVAALALKGDGAVLNLPHSVSKYQIPATNSAADIRTAASAAAAMMKAETESSHNIASQTETTHIDATTWRFENDFLDEEAIFGMPSLLVDMAGGMLLSPPRMSPPPSDNSPEKQAAETLWSYF, encoded by the coding sequence ATGGCTCCCTCACCCTCTTCCAAGAGGCACCCACTCTACCGAGGAATCCGTTCCCGGGGAAGAAAATGGGTCTCCGAAATCCGCGAGCCACGCAAGGCCTCCCGCATATGGCTCGGCACCTTCCCCACGCCGGAGATGGCCGCCGCCGCCTACGACGTCGCAGCATTGGCCTTGAAAGGCGACGGCGCTGTTCTCAACCTCCCTCACTCCGTCTCCAAGTATCAAATCCCTGCAACCAACTCTGCGGCGGATATCCGAACTGCTGCCTCCGCTGCGGCCGCAATGATGAAGGCTGAAACGGAATCTTCCCACAACATTGCATCACAAACTGAAACTACCCACATCGATGCTACAACCTGGAGGTTTGAAAATGATTTCCTTGACGAGGAAGCCATTTTCGGCATGCCAAGTCTTCTGGTTGACATGGCCGGGGGAATGCTTCTGTCGCCGCCCAGAATGAGCCCGCCACCGTCGGATAACTCGCCGGAGAAACAAGCTGCAGAGACTTTGTGGAGTTATTTTTGA